In Bacteroidales bacterium, the genomic stretch TTTTAATTCTTTTGCGTCAGTTTGGTTTGTTTCGTTGTATGTATAAAGAATTAAGTCATTAAGGGTAAATGTTTTTTTCATAGTTGGTTTTTAGTTAATAATAACTTTTATTTCATTAAAACGCCATATTGTTTTCAATATTGTATAATTTTAAACAAAATTTTTAAAATTCTTTTTGTAAATTTGTCAGATAATAAATTTATTTAATATTAATATGAAATATAAACGAATCCTGTTAAAATTAAGCGGTGAATCATTGATGGGAAGCAATCAGGCAGGCATTGACCCCACAACAGTGAATGGATATTGTGAAGAAATTAAAGCTATAGTTGCTGAAGGGGTTCAACTTGGAATTGTTGTTGGCGGAGGCAATATTTTCAGGGGTTTAAAAGGATTAAAAGAAGGATTCGACCGTGTTCAAGGTGATTATATGGGAATGTTGGCAACTATCATCAACAGCATGGCTCTTCAATCATTATTGGAGAAAAATAATGTTAAAACCAAAATATTATCAGGCATTACGATAGAACCTGTATGCAAAACTATGAGCAGGAAAATGGCATTGAAATATATGGTTAACGGTTATGTTGTGATTATAGCTGGTGGAACAGGAAATCCTTATTTTACAACAGATACAGCAGCAGCTTTACGTGCTGCAGAAATTAAAGCCGAAGTAATTCTTAAAGGAACAAGAGTAGATGGAGTTTATAATACCGACCCTGAAAAAGACAAGAATGCTGTAAAATTCGATAATTTAACTTTTAACGAAGCGATTGATAAAGGACTTGGGATAATGGATTTAACCGCATTTACATTTTGCAGGGAAAATAAAATTCCGATTATAGTTTTTAATATGAACGTAAAAGGTAATCTGAAAAGAATAATTAGAGGCGACAAAGTAGGAACACTTATTAATAATTTATGAAGTGGTGAAGTAGCAAAATAATTGTTCTATAATCATAAATTTTATAAAAAATGGAAAACTCCGAAAACAGAAATCAGGAACTTTGGGAATTAGCAAGTGCACGTGCCGGCTTTAAAGTGCATTTAACGGTTTATATTCTTGTAAATCTTTCTTTGTGGGGTATTTGGTATTTTTTAACAATAATAACTGAAGAAAAAACCTTTTCATATTGGCCTATTTACCCGATGCTTTCATGGGGAATTGGTTTGTTGTTTCACTATATGAGAGTTTATCACTGGACAAATAACTGGACGGAAAAAGAATACGAAAAACTTTTAAAAAAGAAACAAAATAAACAATTAGAATAAATTGATAATAATAATTAACTTGTTTCAAGAACCGTATAAAATTATTTTATTTTTTATTAATTATTAAAACCAATAAACTTATGAGTGAGCAAGCTAAACAGTGCATAGACGAAACCAAAAATCAGATGCAGGCAGCAATATCGCATCTGGAAAAAGAATTGATGAAAGTACGTGCAGGAAAAGCATCTCCGCAAATGCTCGATTCTATTCTTGTTGACTATTACGGAACAATGACTCCCCTTAATCAGATTGCAAACATCAGCACTCCCGATGCTAAAACTATTGTTGTCCAGCCATGGGATAAGTCGGTACTTACGGTAATAGAAAAAACAATATTAAACGCAAATCTCGGATTTAATCCTAAAAATGATGGCATGGTTTTGAGAATTACTGTTCCAACGCCAACCGAAGAAAGAAGAAAAGAGCTTGTAAAAAAAGCAAAAACCGAAGCTGAAAATGCAAAAGTTACTATAAGAAATATTAGAAGAGATATGAACGAGCATGTAAAAAAGCTTCAGAAAAACGGATTACCCGAAGATGTTGCAAAAAATACCGAAAACGAAATTCAAAACTTTACAAATAATTTCACCAATAAAGTTGACCAAATTTTTTCTATAAAAGAAAAAGATATTATGACGGTTTAAAATTAGAATTATTTAGCTCATAACTTGTAATACATTCTGGTCTTCCTTTGAAATATTACATTTGGTGTTTGGGTATTTCTTATATGACCTGAACATTATAATAATTGCAACTACTAAAAATCCTGCTCCGGCAATAAAAGTTCCGGAGAAACCAACCCAACGATAAAAAATCACACCTACAAAAGGAGCAAATATTGAACGATACCCGGTAAGTGTCATGTGAATTGACTGATAGTTGGCAACATCTTTATTTTTACAAAAATAAGCGGAGCCGATATTCCATAAAAGCGACATGGTTGCTGCAAATATTCCATTAAATAAAACAAATAACAACATAAAAAAATAAAGTTTTAATCCCATAAATTCAAAATAATAAGGAAATTGTTCGGTAAAAACCAAACATAATAAATACATCATAATTGAGGCAAATGTTATTACACCAAACTTTCTGGGGTCAATTTTACCTATTAGTTTTCCAAAAAAAGGAAGCATGATAATTGCTAAAATATTATAAGAATTTTTATAAAATGCCACGCTTGAATAATTAAGATTTAATCCTTTTTCAAAAAATATAGTCATAATACTTATTGTTCCCATAAAAGCAAATCCATAATACATAAATCCTATTTCAAAATGACGATATGCTATATTCTTTTTTATTATCTGATTCATATTTAAAAATGATTTTTTTATTGCATCGAGGAGTTTTATCTTTTCAGTATTTTCAATGCTTTCAATGAAATTTATCTTAGATAATAAATAAATAGAAAATATGCTTAATAATGCTACTAAAGGGAAAATATAAGTAAAAGCATAATGGTCAAAATCGAGCAATAAGCCATAAATAAAAGTAATTACCAACATTACAACTTTATTTGCAGAAGTAGCAAAACTGTACAATCTCCCAAAATTTTCATGTTTGTAATTAACTTTTAAAAAAAGATTTATTATCGGGTTAAATATAGGTAGTGATAAGTAATAAATAAAGAAAATTGTCAGGAAAACAAAATGCAAATAAGAATTGGCAATAGTTTCAATTTCTGAATGAGGAAAGAAAAATAAAAAAGCAAGAGGTACCCGGCTCATAACAGCAACTTGCCGAAGTAATTTCTTTTTATTTTTTATATGTTTAACAAATTCGTTGAAAATAATGGTAACAACATAAACCACAGAACTGAAAAGGAATAAAATACTAAGTTGAATGTCGTTTCCTTTTAAACTTTTTACAAAAACAAATTCATTTAAAGCCAATACGCCTAAAATAACTCCGTCAATAATTGAATAAATTAAATGCAGATTAAATGTGTTTTTTTCTTCAGGCGATAATTCCATTTTTTTTATCCCAAACATAAATATTTCCTGAGTAATTAGTACTTAAAATTAAAAAACTTCAGTTGCAATAAACATTCTGAACTTTAGGCACTAATTATTGATATTTCATGTGCTTAAATTTTGTAAGTAATCAAAATTTCTTCTGTTAATTTGCTGTTGTATTTATTTAAATACTATGTTTGCAAACTAATTTTACCGCAGATTATCGTTGAAATAAATTCTGCGAATATCAGCGTAATCTGCGGGAAATAAAAAATTTAATTACTCTGTACAATTTTTACATATAGAAATTATATCTCTGTGTGATAGATTTTTTTTTCTAAATTTTTTGTAAAATTTATCATTTAAAATTTCATTAAAAGTATTTTTTTTCAAATCACCCAATTTGTATTCCGCATTTTTGTCAAAGCAACAAGGAACAACCTTTCCGTCGTAAGTTATAACAGGGTTTGTCCATAAACGGAAGCATTTATTTTTAAGTTTATTTTTAATAATATACTTTTCTCCAACTTTTCTGTACCTCGAATATTTTTTATTTGAAGGAATTAAAATATTTCCATTCTCAAAATCGTAAATTTGTGCCGATTTAAGTTCAAATTTGTTTACTTTAAGCTTTTTAGCTAATTTTTTAATTTCAGTTAACTCGTTTTCATTATGTCTGAAAACAAGAAATTGCAAAACAATGAAAGGATTTTTTCTTTTTAGTTCACTTTTAGTTTTTACAATATTTTCAACTCCTTCAATAACTTTATCAAATGAACCGCCGCTGCGGTAAGCTGAATAGGATTCCTGCGTTGTTCCGTCAAGAGAAATAATAAGTTTATCCAAACCCGAATCTATTGTTTTAAGTGCATTTTCTTTTGATAAAAAATGTCCGTTTGTTGAATCTTATACAAACATTTTTTTATCAGAAGCGTATTTTATTAATTCAAAAAAACGGGGATGAAGGTACGGCTCTCCTTGAAAATAAAGAGTAAGATAAATTGTTTTTTTATAAATTTCGTCAATTATTTTTTTATACAAATTAAAATCAATGTATCCTTTTTCTCTTGTAAGTAAACCTGAACCACTTGGACATTCGGAACATTTTAAATTGCAATAATTTGTAGGTTCAATTGTAATGCTTATTGGGAAACCAATATTTACGGACTTTTTAAAAACAGAAGAAATAAAAAAAGAAAATATATTTTTAGTTAAATTAAAAAATCTTTGAATGGATAATTTTGAATAGTAACTTGCAAATTCGTTTAAAAAATCTTTCAATCTTTCAATTTTTTAATCATTTAATACTGTCGTCTTTTTTTGTTTAACAATAACAAATATCTCCTCATTTTCTTTTTTCATAAGATATTTTTCGCGGGCAAATTTTTCAAGTATTTTATTATTTGTTGTGAGACCTTCAATTTCTTCTTTGCTTTTTTTAATTTCATCGGAATAATATTTTTTATCTTTTTGCAATTGATTCAATTCCGATTTTAACCTATATTGAATTATCATATTATTCTTGTCAAAAATTCCTACCCATGAAAGGAAAATAACCACAGCAATAACATATTTATTAATAAAAACTGATAATATTTTTTTGAAAACCTTCATGGTTAATTTTTGTTGTAATTTGTTTTTTTATAATACAAATGTACATTTTTTATAAATTACAAAGCATTATGTAACCCGAAAAATGAATAAATAATCTAAATAAAGAAAAATGAATGCGTTCTAAGAACAGAAGTAAGATGTATGAAGTATGAAAAAATCTACTTTTGGCTTTTATAACTTTGTTTTTTGTCTATTTATTACCTATACATAATAATGCATTTTTATTAACAAATGCTACTTTATCTTACTTTATACATCATACTTCATTTATCGTCATTCTTGCGACTCAATACTTGCGACTTTTGTCTAAATATTGTTATTGAGCCGTATTTATTTTATTTTTGCATCATGCAAAATAAATAAAATGGGAAAAGACAAAAAAGTTATTTTAATAATTATGGATGGATGGGGAATTGGTGATGGAACAAAATCCGATGTTATCACCGGTGCCAACACTCCTTTTATTAAAAATCTTATTAATGAACCTCATGCAAAACTTTTATGTTCCGGTGAAGATGTTGGTTTGCCAGAAGGACAAATGGGAAATTCGGAAGTAGGGCATCTTAATATCGGTGCAGGAAGAGTTGTTTATCAGGATTTGGTTAAAATAAATTTAGCAATAGGAGACAGCTCAATATCTTCAAATCCTGTGCTTATAAATGCTTTCAAGTATGCAAAAGAAAATAATAAAGCTGTTCATTTTTTGGGTTTGATTTCCGATGGCGGTGTTCATTCTCTTTCAACGCACTTAATGAAACTGTGTGATATTGCGACTGAATGGGATTTAAAAAATGTTTTTGTTCATTGCTGCACAGATGGAAGAGATACCGACCCTAAAAGTGGTTTGGGTTATATTAAAGAATTAAAAGAACATCTGAAAAAAACAACCGCAAGAATTGCTTCGCTTACCGGCAGATATTATACAATGGACAGAGATAAACGCTGGGAAAGAGTTAAGCAAGGATATGACTTACTGGTTCATGGCAAAGGAAAACAAACCACCGATATTTTAAAAGCAATTGAAGAATCGTATAATGAAGGTGTAACCGATGAATTTATTAAACCTATTGTAGTAGTTAATGATGACGGAAATCCACTCGGAACAATAAAAGAAGATGATGTATTTATTTGTTTTAATTTCAGAACCGACAGGTTGAGAGAAATAACAACAGTTTTGACACAAAAAGAAATGCCCGATTTTGAAATGCACACTATTCCTTTGCAATATTTAACAATGACAAGATACGACGAATCGTTTAAAAATGTAAATATAATTTTCGATAAAGATGATGTTAAAAATACCCTTGGTGAGATGATTTCAAAAGCCGGAAAGAAACAAATCCGCATTGCCGAAACCGAAAAATATCCGCATGTTACATTTTTCTTTTCAGGCGGAAGAGAAGAACCGTTTGAAGGTGAAAGCAGAATTTTAATTCAATCACCCAAAGTTGCAACTTATGATATGAAGCCCGAAATGAGCGCTTATGAAGTTAAAGATGCAATTGTAAAAGAATTGAAAAAAGCAGAAGCTGATTTTGTGTGCCTTAACTTTGCAAATGCCGATATGGTTGGTCATACTGGTATTTATCCGGCAATAATACAAGCCCTCGAAGCAGTTGATAAATGTGTTGCTGAAACTATTACTACTGCAAGAGCAAATGGTTATTCGGTAATATTAACTGCTGACCACGGAAATGCTGACCTTGCTTTAAATGCTGATGGTTCGCCAAATACAGCTCATTCAAATAATCCTGTTCCAATATATTTGCTTGATGATGATTACAAAAAAATAAATGACGGAAAATTGTGCAATATTGCACCAACTATTCTAAAGCTTATGAATATTGATATTCCGAAGGATATGACAGGAAAAATTTTAATTTGAAATAAACTAGACCTAACAGGTCTTGGATACCTCTGTTAGGTTTAATACCAATAAATTATTTTTTCAAAAAACTTAAAAAAATTATTTAAATGCAAAACCCCGCAATGGTTTAAACCATTGCGGGATTCGATAAAAAAATCCTTTGAAGCTTGCAACTATAATTTCACTAATTTATCGCCATCCAAAACCGGAATTATGTCGGTAACATCTTTTGTAAAGCAATACTCGATAACATTGTCGAGACCGAGTTTTCTGAGGCGTTCTCTGTGTGCAAATTTCTGAACGTAACCTATTAAATCTTTTTTTGCAACGTTCCATAAATCAAGCGAAGCCATTGCAGAATCGCAATTCAGTTTTAAATTAAATTTTTTATTACTTAATAAATTTTCAATAACAGCACCCGCAAATATTGTATCTTCAAGGTTAAATCTGTTTTTCCAACCGGCACAAAGAATTGTTATGTTTTCATTTTCTTCAACCAGCCAATTACAAAGGGAAGTAATATTTAAAAAAGA encodes the following:
- the frr gene encoding ribosome recycling factor; translated protein: MSEQAKQCIDETKNQMQAAISHLEKELMKVRAGKASPQMLDSILVDYYGTMTPLNQIANISTPDAKTIVVQPWDKSVLTVIEKTILNANLGFNPKNDGMVLRITVPTPTEERRKELVKKAKTEAENAKVTIRNIRRDMNEHVKKLQKNGLPEDVAKNTENEIQNFTNNFTNKVDQIFSIKEKDIMTV
- the gpmI gene encoding 2,3-bisphosphoglycerate-independent phosphoglycerate mutase, with protein sequence MGKDKKVILIIMDGWGIGDGTKSDVITGANTPFIKNLINEPHAKLLCSGEDVGLPEGQMGNSEVGHLNIGAGRVVYQDLVKINLAIGDSSISSNPVLINAFKYAKENNKAVHFLGLISDGGVHSLSTHLMKLCDIATEWDLKNVFVHCCTDGRDTDPKSGLGYIKELKEHLKKTTARIASLTGRYYTMDRDKRWERVKQGYDLLVHGKGKQTTDILKAIEESYNEGVTDEFIKPIVVVNDDGNPLGTIKEDDVFICFNFRTDRLREITTVLTQKEMPDFEMHTIPLQYLTMTRYDESFKNVNIIFDKDDVKNTLGEMISKAGKKQIRIAETEKYPHVTFFFSGGREEPFEGESRILIQSPKVATYDMKPEMSAYEVKDAIVKELKKAEADFVCLNFANADMVGHTGIYPAIIQALEAVDKCVAETITTARANGYSVILTADHGNADLALNADGSPNTAHSNNPVPIYLLDDDYKKINDGKLCNIAPTILKLMNIDIPKDMTGKILI
- the pyrH gene encoding UMP kinase; this encodes MKYKRILLKLSGESLMGSNQAGIDPTTVNGYCEEIKAIVAEGVQLGIVVGGGNIFRGLKGLKEGFDRVQGDYMGMLATIINSMALQSLLEKNNVKTKILSGITIEPVCKTMSRKMALKYMVNGYVVIIAGGTGNPYFTTDTAAALRAAEIKAEVILKGTRVDGVYNTDPEKDKNAVKFDNLTFNEAIDKGLGIMDLTAFTFCRENKIPIIVFNMNVKGNLKRIIRGDKVGTLINNL
- a CDS encoding 2TM domain-containing protein, giving the protein MENSENRNQELWELASARAGFKVHLTVYILVNLSLWGIWYFLTIITEEKTFSYWPIYPMLSWGIGLLFHYMRVYHWTNNWTEKEYEKLLKKKQNKQLE
- a CDS encoding MFS transporter encodes the protein MELSPEEKNTFNLHLIYSIIDGVILGVLALNEFVFVKSLKGNDIQLSILFLFSSVVYVVTIIFNEFVKHIKNKKKLLRQVAVMSRVPLAFLFFFPHSEIETIANSYLHFVFLTIFFIYYLSLPIFNPIINLFLKVNYKHENFGRLYSFATSANKVVMLVITFIYGLLLDFDHYAFTYIFPLVALLSIFSIYLLSKINFIESIENTEKIKLLDAIKKSFLNMNQIIKKNIAYRHFEIGFMYYGFAFMGTISIMTIFFEKGLNLNYSSVAFYKNSYNILAIIMLPFFGKLIGKIDPRKFGVITFASIMMYLLCLVFTEQFPYYFEFMGLKLYFFMLLFVLFNGIFAATMSLLWNIGSAYFCKNKDVANYQSIHMTLTGYRSIFAPFVGVIFYRWVGFSGTFIAGAGFLVVAIIIMFRSYKKYPNTKCNISKEDQNVLQVMS
- a CDS encoding septum formation initiator family protein, which encodes MKVFKKILSVFINKYVIAVVIFLSWVGIFDKNNMIIQYRLKSELNQLQKDKKYYSDEIKKSKEEIEGLTTNNKILEKFAREKYLMKKENEEIFVIVKQKKTTVLND
- a CDS encoding SPASM domain-containing protein; amino-acid sequence: MDKLIISLDGTTQESYSAYRSGGSFDKVIEGVENIVKTKSELKRKNPFIVLQFLVFRHNENELTEIKKLAKKLKVNKFELKSAQIYDFENGNILIPSNKKYSRYRKVGEKYIIKNKLKNKCFRLWTNPVITYDGKVVPCCFDKNAEYKLGDLKKNTFNEILNDKFYKKFRKKNLSHRDIISICKNCTE